From Antechinus flavipes isolate AdamAnt ecotype Samford, QLD, Australia chromosome 1, AdamAnt_v2, whole genome shotgun sequence:
TATACAAGGacctgaatcaaatttataaaaaataaaagccatttcccaattgacaaatgatcaagaaatatgaacagtttttagatgaagtaatcaaGCTATTTATAGACATTAAAaagtcactattgattggagaaatgaaaatgaaaacaattttgaagtacTACCTCATGCTAGTCTCAGATTGACTATTAGGtcggaaaaggaaaatgacaaatgttggagggaatgtgggaaaaatgaacTACTAATGagttattggtggaattgtgaactgattaaaCTGTTctgtagagaaatttggaattatgcccaaagggctacgaATACCCTTTGaactaacaataccactattgtACTTTATcccaaaagagaataaaagataataatctttttctttctctgtctctgactcttttctccctccctccctccttttctctttccctctctttttctatctctcttttccccttctttatctcttccttccttccttcctcccctcttcccctttcttttcctcctccccttcctctcttcctcatttctctctccctctctccctcctttcttccttccttccttccttccttccttccatatttcttctatatttattctctttctcctctgatTTAGTGGTCTTTTGAGGAAGAAGAGTCTGATGAAAAAGAGGACCTTTCTCTTCAAGATTGGAAGAAAACCAAGGAAGAATTGTGATCCTCCTGAAGAACAGGAAGATAGATGTTTATCATTTACAAGCCATGGGGCACATAGGACTACTGTATTTTGAGTAATAATattgtaaaaggaaaataataaaacctCAGAATAAAATATACATGCTTTATCTTGTCTCCTTTAGAGTCTGTCATTCCAGGTTGGAAATCACTCTCTAGTTTATACTAGCTTCTGGTTTTCAAATTCAGGAACATCTTCCTTTGAGAGGCACTGTGGTAGAAAGTTGCCACAACAGCAGGGTCACAGCTCTAAGACCAAGGTAACCAAGCAGTTAAGAGGAGCTTGCCTGCTGAGATGGTTTCACAATCGGTAAAAACTTAAATGATGTTTTCTGGCCTGCTGAGATAGTTTTACAATCATTAAAAACTTAAATGATGCTTTCTGGTAAAAAATGACTCATCCATGGCTCTGTTGGAGCCGTGGAGACTTCATGGCCAAAAATTGGAACATTTTGTCActaagcctttttaaaaaagaattgataccttttgttttttacaactTAGTATATAATGCTTATCCATATACCACCCCTTAGAcgatagaaatttttttttagcaaaaaaccTTGTCTATTGTATGTACCACTTTCTGCAGCTATGTTGTCCCATCTTGTTATCAAGAAGAGAGTAGAGAAGGAAGAGTGCTTATTATGAATGTTTCGAGCATTGCGTtagatgctttacaaatatctcatttaaagaGATAAAGATTGGTCATTGCAATTAATCTGATTTTAGCTTTCCATGTTCTTTGTTTATATCATTATAGTAATTACATTAATATCAGTCTTTCCatagcttaaaatttttttcatttttttgattttaagATACATTACATtctctttgctattctcagcaatacaatgatccatggcTACTCTGAAGGAcgtatgatgaaaaatcctatccagatctagagaaagaattgattatatctgaatacagattgaagcattctctctctctctctttctttccctctctatttttttctctctctctcacttttactttatttttcttgaatttttttgggggagggagaagatattttttcttacaatataacttttatggaaatattttgcatacctTCACATATGCTTTCTTAATGGGAGTTGGAGGTGGGGACAAGGGAAAGAATCTAGAAGTCAAAGTTttaaacaacaaatataaaaattattttatatataactagggaaaaataatatcaaatacaaataattttttttaaaagatatattaaattCATGTATCAAAATTTCTTCAAACAATTTCCATTTAGCAGCcatttggttgttattttttgctATGACAAGCATTGCAGCTATTAATATTGTTGTATATGTGGGATCCCTTAATCTTTTTGGAGCATATATCCAAAAATACCTGGTGAAGTGTTAAATGCCTTGGACTTGCAAAGGACTTTTCATCACAaaatatgaattctttcttttttgcccaaaagcaattaaattgaaatttttaatcCTCTACAATATTTTAATCTTAAACTCCAAAaataagtatctttttttttttttgatggaggtGTTTCTATCAGTCTTGGCCATGGTAAGGTGATAATCATTTGGTGCCACTTTCAGAGCTAGAGCTGGATCTCTCTAAAATATTGTTACATTATGCATAAATAATAATGACGATATAACACATTTAtttggtgctttaaggtttgcaaagcatgttacaaatatctccttttatccttacaatagattttataattcccattttacaaaaatgggatgggggagagaggTTAAACTACTTATTCATGATCATATGTACTATCCTTATTTGTCCTTCACTCTctaaaaggaccatgacatcaggaaagtgatgtcttgatttgcaagtgaattagatttaagtgagggagggttgtgcaaagtcacctgccttacaaaactattaaatatctgagattggattttaaccaatatctttctgactctaggtacAGCACCCTATCATGGCACTGCCTAGCTTCCCTAAAATGGCCTCAGCATTAAGGAAGGGAATGGAACATGGATAGTGATTCCTGAACTGCTTATTActaggatcatagatctatatATGAAAAGGACCCCAGTGATCATTAAGTCCAAtactctcattttccagatgaaaaaattgggaccaggttaagtgtcttgcccaagacCACACTTTATTACAATAAATGtaaaaggtgaaatttgaacccagatctcctgacaCTAGagcagtgctctttccattgtaccctGACATCATTTGATCACTTATCCTTTGAAAGACAGAGAATTTTACAAggagtaatttttcattttccccctcaaTACACATATagtttctaacattcatttttgaaaaattttgtattccaaatttttctccctcctttactcCCTCTCATAggcaataagcaatttgatatatgttaagcatgtcaAATTCTTTTAAGCACATTTCCATatgtcattttgtgcaagaaaaattaaattagaggggaaaaaaaccataagaaagaaaaagcaaacaaaaaaaggtgaaaatactatgttttgatccacatcaGTGTCCATagtcctttctttggatgtggatggcattttccattccaagtctattcaaattgtcttgaatcatctcagttgttgaaaagaaccaagtctatcacagttgatcatcacataattttcttcttactgtgtacaatatttccTTGATTTTGCTcgcttcacttagtatcagttcctgtaagtgtttccaagcttttctgaaatcaatctgctcaacatttcttgtagaataataatattccactacattcatataccatcacttattgagccattctccaactgaggggcatccgatgaataatttttctaattcattagAGATCTGAGGCATCAGATTTTTATTAGAAGTACTTATGGCAAATATTGATTACAAGTTATTTTTTTGTAATCAGATTCATCTGATCCAAATTTAAATATTAGTTCTGACATCTTCTGACTTTTGTaattttagacaagtcatttagcctctctgGAATAACtcagtttctcttctgtaaaaagaaaatgttagacCTGAATACCTTTTAATCTGAAATCCATGATTATATGATCCTTACTGAAGCAGCTGCTACCTTTGACAATTTTGGCTCAGCTTGCTGCTGCCAAATCTGTCTTTTCTTTGTGGATTTCACAGGGAAATTATTGTCActggtagtgcaatggatagaacaccttATTTAAAAtcaggcctgagttcaaatcctacctcattcacttactagctatgttattGCTGGGCAAATTAACctcttgtctgccttagtttcctcatctataaaatgggatcaGACTTTAAAATCTCCAAAgattcagctctaaatctacgtTCTCATGATTCTATGACCTTGAAGTTAAAAATGAAGCACTGAGAAATCCAACACAGtaatctttttcaaaatttttggaATTATCCTTAGAGGTAGTGATCACCTTTTTCTGGAGCCTCAGTCGCTCTGTGGATTGTTCTCACATTGGAACTTCCCCAGCTAATCTCATTCAGCACAAGTTACCCCTTATAAGGGCTCCCATTAGCTGGCTATTTTTTAATTGGTGCTGCAATttggattaagtaacttgcccagaatcacacatctaggaagtgtgaagtgtctgagaccagatatgaattcaggtcctcctgacttcgggacTGGTGCTTGATCCACTCTGACATCTGGTTAGCCCTAGCTGCCTGCTTCTTAGCCAGAATTATTTCATGACAAGATGTCTGAAAGCATCAAAGGTCCCTGCAGCTGATGGAAGGCTGAGCCTCTGGAAGAACTACAGAAATATTCTTGCCCACTGGAATTTGTGATCGTGTGTGAATGTTCCTGGCACTTTGGATGCTGTGGTGTGGAACTAATAGGGAGTGGAATTCCTATTGGGGGGGCACGTGATGAGGAGAATGAGCATTCTGGGAAAAGCCAGACCTGACTTCCAGCTACTCACCATGGGCAAGTCAACATGTCCTGGTTTCCAGTGGTCATTAGGTGGGTCTGGGTCCACCATGTCTGAGAGAAGCACAGAAACAGCCTCCAGCTCTGGAACTTGCTCAGTCTAGACAGAATGCTGGGTGCTGGAATATTGGTTGGTATTCAAGGCACGTTTGGAGCTCACCTGCTCATGCCTCAAGGTTGCATAGGATACTATTGCCCCTTATGCTTTTGTTGGTGATGGAGAAAGAATAACCAGAACTCAGGGCACTACCTCCTTGGTTAATCTCTAACCGCAATCACTTGTTCAAAGGTACAAAGTCAAAGCCTTTTTATTTCCAGACAAGGGCATAACTCCCTATGTGTCAATTTAGTGCAGGCAcaacaaatgaggaaaatcagcctagtgagaaaaggaaaacaaagtgtGAAACACCCCCAATTAAAACAAACCTAAGCCCCAAGGAACAACTGAGTGGAGGTGTGGCTTTCTGCTCTACTGgtgttatatatatagttatattagATATTAGGAAAATGCTTGGGAACTGAGTCATTCTTCAATTGTATCCCAGGTAAGATGGATTGCAATCAGGACTCAGAACAGTATCTCTTATATCTCCATTCATACAGAGCTCTCCCTGAAATCAGTGGGTTCCTTAGCCTGTTGTCCATGGTTCCCATTCTAAATTGCTTGCTCCAAAGGTCTATAACTACAAAAATGGGTATGTGTTAGGGTATGTggaataggagagagagaaataagctCACTTTACCAGAACAGGCAAACAAAGTTGGTCCTGTGGAAAGCCAGGTGCTTTTGCATGATAAAGACCTGATTTTTGAAAGAGTTAGACCTATATCATCCAGAGATCTGctacttcctcattttaaagggGAATCTGTTTTGCCTGTTTGTATAGATTCTGAGATCTGAGCATGAGCTTAGAGGTTGGGTAGAAACAAAATGAATTACAATAACCATGTTCCTTCTCTTGTGCAGGTTGAAGTGTCACAGACATCAGGCCTGGAAGAAATCACAAAGGGGCAACTATTCTAGCCTTTTGTCTCCAGACAAGACACCAGTGACAGAAAAACTGGTGTAAAGGATGATACAGCTATTCTATCTGACCCTGCTGGTTATAGTGGCTTTTCAACATTGGAATCCAGCAACTGCTGATGGTTTTGTAGATAGTAAGTGAAGGTCTTGGATCATTCCATCTGTCCTTATCCGCTTCCTCCATCTACTTCTCTAGGGATGCTGCCTTTGAATATTCTGGTTTTaaatcatcatcaatcatcatcattatcatcatcatcatattatcATAACAGCAACTAGTTTTTCAATAGCACCTACTTGGTGTTAGGCACTGTGTAAAGcacttaaatatattatttcatttgattctcatgataattgccatttttatctctattctacaaatgaggaaattgaggttgaaaaaagttaagtgaaatAACCtaaatcacacagccagtaagtatctgaggacacaTTTCCAGAAAACTAGGTAATGCTGTAGAGAGAaggctggacttgaagtcaggagttcaaactTTGCCTCAGGGACTTAGTTCTATGATCTTGGGCATTTAAATCccttaacttttctcagcctctgtttcctcatctttagaacagaaataacaatagcacctactttttaggactgttgtgagactcaaattatataacatatacaaagtactttacaaaacttaaaaataCTATTATGAATATTAGTTATGATGGTTATTATTTGTTTCTACTGAGGGAACCGTGTGAGTACTAGATGCCAGCCAGAATTCCTAGGTTCGTTGTTCTAAACTAAACACTTGCaatcaaagaatcattttttatTGAGAGAAGCCTTGACATCCTCTAGTCCTTCCCCTGATTTTTGAAAGAAATGGAGTTTACTGAAAGAACTCATTCATCTAGTTAATGGCAGAGCCAGGTATATGCCTAGGTTTATTTGCTCTGAATTCAGAACCCCATTATGAACTAGACTCTACTTCTTTGCTCTCCTGGgccaaaggtgtttttttttttttttttttttcttttttggggaagcATGTGGAGGAGACTTGCCTTTTCAATTCGCAGcctactatatttatttatttgcttatctatctccatctatttattcatttatttgtttgtttattgtttcaTCTGTGTATGATATATGCTCTATTTGCTCTGCTGGTACCTAGACAAAGtgtatttgctttcattttctttctgtaacATAGTCTTGAAAAAGATTGATGATATTTGGAGGGAACTGTACTTGACAAGTCATGTAATATTATAGTGTTTGGAACTCCATGATCTATGTCAGAAAGATATTGAATTCAGTGTCAGGAAACTCAGGCTCCAAAACCATTAACTGTACAAACTTGGGCATCTTCTGGATCTTGATAtgctcgtctgtaaaatgggagcttATATTAGATGaattataaatcattttccaaatctaCGATGCCGTGATATTGTCTCTAACTGGCCTGGTCTTGAGGGTTTGGTCCCGGATCTCTGCAACTGTCCCTGCCCTGTCATTtgttcccccctctctctttcaggTGAAAGCTGTTCCAAGTGCCACGCCAATGCTTCCTGCGTGGAGACCAACGACTCCGCGGTCTGCTCTTGCCTGGACGGCTTCACCGGGGACGGCTTCGTCTGCTCGGATGTGGACGAATGTGCCCTCCCGGGGGGCCACAACTGCTCGGCCAGCAACTGCGTGAACACGGTGGGCTCCTACTACTGCGGCTGCCCCGGGGGCTTCCGGCTCACTCCCGACAATGGCTGCGAAGACATAGATGAATGCAGCGACCCGCACGTGGACTGCCACGCGCAGGCCGTCTGCACTAACTCTCCCGGCAGCTACTCCTGCGTCTGTCTACCCGGCTACTCGGGGGACGGACGCCAATGTCAGTGCGCCCCCGGCTCCTGCGGGGCCGGCTTAGACTGCGTGGCCCACTCTGATGGGACCCGGGTCTGCGCGGATCCATGCCAGAGCTACAGCCTGCGGGACGAGTTCTGGAGGAGCACCGCCTACCGGGCTGGCTATTATTGTGATGTCGCGATGCGAGGTTGGTATCGCTTTGTGGGCAGGGGAGGCGTGCGCATGCCAGAGACGTGCGTCCCGATCCATAGGTGCAACACCGCTGCTCCCATGTGGCTAAACGGGACCCATCCGTCGAGTGATGAGGGCATTGTCAGCCGGACCGCCTGTGCCCACTGGAGTGGCGACTGCTGCCTCTGGGAGTCCGAGGTGCAGGTGAAGGCTTGTGTCGGCGGCTTCTACGTCTACCACCTGACCTCCCCCCCAGAATGCAACCTGGCCTACTGTACAGGTGAGGAGCACTGAGGGGAGTGGCTGGAGGATTGGACGGGGCTGCTGTCCTCAAGTCGGCTTCTTTCCTGAGACTGCAAAGGGATAGACCTTCAAGGGGTTCCCCTTGCTCCGTCCCACACATCGCTTCAACCCAGTAGGCTGTGGATTCACTAGgctttttctctatcttcttgTGAACCTACAGACCCAAGCTCTGTGGAAGGGACCTGCAATGCCTGTGGCTTAGACGAGGACTGCAAGGCTGTGAATGGAAACTGGACCTGCCAATGCAAACAGGTCTCAGATGTTACTGGTGAGCTCCTTGGCAGAGGAGGGGTTGCACCCACTCAAGAAAGGGCGGTGGATaagggtgtgagtgtgtgtgtgtgcgatcAAAGGAGACATTTATGGCCAATCTCTTGGTGTTAATGTATGACTCAAGATTATCACATAATAGCATATCACAGAATCCTAGATCCAGAGCAAAAAAGGCACCTGTGAGGACAACTTAagtcaaactttttattttacagatgaagaaagaagttaaattacttgcccagggatACGTAGGTAGTGAACTTCAGGGACAGGATTTGAAACCAAAATCTCAGACTTTagattcagtatttttttcccttgtatcaTTGCCTCCCTAATTTTGCCCCAGATTTTGCCTTGGAGATCATAGACTCAAAGAGTTTTAGGTAGGAAATGAAAGGGACTCTAGAGATTATCTCATATAATCCCTTCTTTTTGGAGAACACCTGTGCTAAGTAAGTAGTGAgattacaaagaaattaaaacaaaacaaaacaaaaaaaaattgtccctgTTCTCAGAAAGTTCACAGCCTTATGCgggagaaataatgaagaaatgatcgttcagagaaaataaattatttacccAAGGTAACATAGTTAAGTAATGCCAACCAAAATAAGAATCTAGGTTTCCTTCCTCCAGTTTCAGAGTTCTTTCATCTCTGTTACAGTCTCTTCCCATTGATTTATCTATAATCTATCTAAATACCTaagtatctatctatcatctaagtatctatcatctatctaaatatctaaGTAAGTATTTAAGTATCTATCTACCCCCTTTGAAGTGGAAGGAAGAATGTAAATAATAAAGCAACCAGACACATGAAATAGCCTACCAATTGAGATTCATGTAGATTTCTGTGAGTCAGGgcagagtgagagagaagaacTCTAGGCTAAAGTTTTCAGTAGCAAGTTAAAGATAAATGCGGACTAAAAGATTTAATCACATATGCTTTTCCTTCAACTCCCACTTAAAACTATCATCTTCCAGAAGCCTTCGCTAACCTCTCTTCACCCCAGTATCTTCTTTTcgttatttcctttttatcttatagatagcttgctttgtatgtatttgtttgagtgctgttttcccttttataaaatcttttgcctcattttgtattcccagaatttagcatagtgcttggaggtgcttaataaatgtttatttattgattggttaTCATACTACTCCCACTCCCACTATGCCTCATAAATATCTAGTAGCATCCACACAGAACAGAGTGCAGATATAACAAAGTGTTTCCTGATGCTACTTGATAGAGTTCGCCCAGAATCCCACTGATGTAGAAAGAGCTCAGTAGTTCCTAAACCACTAGAGTTATCTATTTAGGTTATAAAGATTCTAACCTTCAAATTTCCATTGAGTgagtatatttttctttgtatattgtctcctctGTTTTACCATGAGTTACCTGAGAGAAAGGACTTTCCTTTGTATCCTtaatgcttggtacatagtagatacttaatgagTATTTATTACTGCTGGATTAACCTCTAAAGCTTCCATCTAACTCAGGTGctagaattctatttttctttacttcattgACTCTTTCAGACATTGCTGACCTGAAACCTGATCTGTTTTGTGAGGCCAATCACATCAAGGTGTCTTTGAATAAGTGCCTGCTGGAAAACTTAGGGTTTGAGCAGATATTTACATATTTGAAGGACAGCTCCTGTGTTGGTTTTGAAGAGAAGGACAATCAGAGTTGGGTGTCAGTGGTAACTCCAGCTCGGGATGGGTCATGCGGAACCACACTAATGGTAGGTAGGTGGGTAGAGCCTGTCTAAGGCAAGGCTTGGGAGTGGGATGGGGGAAAGCAGTGATGCTCTACTGTGGGAATCAAGTGAGTGGGCAATGACTCAGGGAGGCTGTTTGATTGTTGGGAAAAAGTGATGGCTCTCACAACTGATTTTAATGACCCGTTATTTTTCAACTCTCTGAGATCCTATTTGGGtctttttggcagagatattgcagtggcttactatttccttctccagctcattttacaaatgaggaactcaggcaaacagggttaagtgactttcccagggtcatatagctagtgaacGTCTGAGTACATATCTGAAtccatgaaaatgaattttttctaaCTCCAGGGCCATGGCTTGCTATCCTGTT
This genomic window contains:
- the UMOD gene encoding uromodulin is translated as MIQLFYLTLLVIVAFQHWNPATADGFVDSESCSKCHANASCVETNDSAVCSCLDGFTGDGFVCSDVDECALPGGHNCSASNCVNTVGSYYCGCPGGFRLTPDNGCEDIDECSDPHVDCHAQAVCTNSPGSYSCVCLPGYSGDGRQCQCAPGSCGAGLDCVAHSDGTRVCADPCQSYSLRDEFWRSTAYRAGYYCDVAMRGWYRFVGRGGVRMPETCVPIHRCNTAAPMWLNGTHPSSDEGIVSRTACAHWSGDCCLWESEVQVKACVGGFYVYHLTSPPECNLAYCTDPSSVEGTCNACGLDEDCKAVNGNWTCQCKQVSDVTDIADLKPDLFCEANHIKVSLNKCLLENLGFEQIFTYLKDSSCVGFEEKDNQSWVSVVTPARDGSCGTTLMKNQTHAIYSNTLYLSDKIIIRDTNININFQCAYPLDMEVSLQTAAQPLISSLNISVGGTGMFTVRMALFRSPTYTLPFEGSSVALSTEAILYVGTILERGDSNQFVLLMTNCYATPSSNATDPLKYFIIRNSCPRTQDPTIQVVENGMSSQGRFSVQMFRFAGNHDLVYLHCEVSLCDTRNEQCKPSCSGTRHRSGGAINPAQVLNLGPITRRDAQAGILSDIPSGAGFLTPWLGLPLSIIVLLATQGSK